The Elaeis guineensis isolate ETL-2024a chromosome 5, EG11, whole genome shotgun sequence DNA segment GGTCTTCTAACAATTTTATGGTTTGTCACCTATTTATTTCTAACATAAGCTtcatttacaattaatttctttaaaGTAGCAAGACCTAGGTTACACTAGGAACTTGAATAAAAACCAACAATGTGAACAAATTCAGGATTTTGCACTTCACCAAATAATAAGCACACTCAGTTGGGATAAACACATATGTACACATTGGTTTTAGACCAGAATAACGATTAGCATCTTCAGTTAAAAAAATAACTAATACAACCATAGGTACTTATAAGAAACTAGTTTTCTTGACAGTAAGAGATGACGGCTACAGACAAAAGGATTACAGAAACCGGACCAATTGAAGGAGTCCAAAATAAATGTCTATTTAGGGGACATTAGTTGCTACGTGAACTTTCTCTTCTGAATAAGAAAATCTATAGGATATGAAGTCAAGAGCTCTTCCCACCGGAGAAATGGATTAAGCTTAACTTTATACAGACAAGGTGCTAGATCTTATGACAAGCAAGTAAAAGTTGCATGGGATATTTATCCATGGGAGTGCGATGTTTTTGCGAGCAGAGAAGTTCAATGCATACTTGTAAGACTACAGATCACGGAAGCGAAGTTTAGAACCAAACAACCTAAAAACAAGTTGGCTACCATTATAGGTTTAAACGCCGAGCAATCTGAATTTTGAAACCAATTTAAACTAACATGTACTGGCCATCCAATATAACGGGCATGACGCACCAAAACTTTCTTAATTCACAtattatcatcaaaaaggaaTTTTCTGAGTTTTAACAAAAATAAATCTCTCGGTTATCATTAGTCTCTCTTATGACAACAACACTGCAATAAAACTCTTCTCTATTGTTGCTGCAAGCCATTGTTTCCTCACAGCTAAGCATCTCTAGGCATTCTATCGCATCTGCAGTCACAAGAAGTCTTTAACAATTTAACATACAACCTAGAAATTACAACTAGATTGCCATGTTCTGATATCCAAACCTGTCTATCTTTCTACTATGCAAAATCTTCTGTTCAAGGGAACGCTCTGCCCCCCTATGCTCCAAGATAACATCAAAAACCTACTCGCTCTAATCTTCTAATCAAATCTGTCATCTAAAGCGTTAAGAAATAGAGATTTTACCTCGTAATCATCTTCCGCGATTGGCCTCGGTGCCCGCCCCATTTCCTCCTTGCCCTTCTCTCTCGAAACCTCGCCCCAGTTTCCCTTCTTCAGAACCTGGTTAAGCTAAAGTAAAGGTAAGCAACAACTTAACTCCCCTCGGTGACCCCTTCAAATTGTCGTACTCCGGTCGCTCGCCCTAATGTACGCTTCTGCTGTTCTCACGAACCGTTCTATCTTAAACCCGATCATTTCCAAAAGTCCAAATGCCAGCCGCATGCGTTCGCTGCTCATCGTGGTTGTGTCCTTCGCGCCAAAGAAGGATATGCCTTCCTTCGCCCCAGAGACCGTTGGATAGTCCAGTGCTCCCTTTCAGAGCTGTGCAGGCGGGAATGGCGGAGTTTGGAatgctttgagagctgtgcagTGGTTGATCAAACGGTCTTCAGGCCCGAAGGAAGGCGTTTCCTTCTTTCGCATGAAGGATACAACCAAGTTCCGTCTCAATATTACCGACACAGCGAGCACTATTGTTTATGTTACGGTGGACACGAAGAACACTGGACCTTTTTCTTGGCCCCTCTCAGTCGCTTGGTTTTTTTTGGGCTGCTAAGATCCAAGTCAGGTCGCTGCCACACCGGTTGGACTCCGTCTGTGGTCAGCTGTCTCAAACGCTGTTGGTCGCACCGTGACGGTACCGTCGGGGGTGGGCAGAGGGGCGGCCGATGGCTCTCCACGCCCCTGCCCACCGAAGTGACCGAACCGATGGCGACTCCCCCGCTTTCTTATGCCCCGATCCCGGCGTCTCCGGAAAAAATAAAACCCTCCCCTTCCCATCTCGAAACCCTAACCATAAGCCTAAAATGTTTTGGCGGATTCCGATCGATCGATGGAGGACAGCTGGATAGAGGGAGCGTCGGAGGCGCTGATAGAGGCGTGGGGAACCGGTATCTCCAGCTGAGCCGGGAACCTCGGGTAGAAGGACTGCAGCGAGGTTGCCGACGCCATGAACGAGCGGCAGGAGGCGCTCGGGAAGCCTTGGAAGACGGACGTCCAGTGCAAGAACCGGATCGATACTAAGCTCGAGAAGTCGAAACCTGGGCCTTCGCAATGGCGCCTCGACCTCCTCATCAGCCCAACTTTGCTTCATCTCTCAAGAATCCGAACCCTGCCTCCGTCCCCTTCATCAAACCCCACTACCCCCAACCCAATACCTACCGCCACCGTTCCCTCACCTCTACCGTCAAGCACCGGAACCCTAACCGTAATGCTGCCGTTTGCTTAAGCGGGTCGATGAACTCGCCGGGGTCGTCGGAGAGCTCCCATGGGAATTTGGCCGTGccaaggatgatgatgatgaggaggaggatgagTAGGATGAGGACGATGGCGACAATGGGTTGTTTGATGTTGTGGCTGCGCCGCGGAGTTGGGGGAGTCTGGATGGGGGTGGGACAAGGGGCTTTGGGGAGTTGGCAAGGGCGATTACGAAGTTTGCGGTGGTTTATGGGAGGGTGCAGAGATCACAGCAGCAGTAAATGATGGAGCTGGAGAGGCAGCGGATCGAGTTCGCAAAGGATCTCGAGTTACAGCGGATGCAGATGTTCATGGACGCTCAGCTTGAGCTCGAGTAGATAAAGCAGCTCTAGTATGCATCGGGATCTGGTGAGCAGCGAACACTTCTCATTTACCTACGTTAGGTTCGGTCTTATTAGATCAGTGCTGGAAGGAAAAAGATGTTAATTGC contains these protein-coding regions:
- the LOC105044687 gene encoding LOW QUALITY PROTEIN: trihelix transcription factor ENAP1 (The sequence of the model RefSeq protein was modified relative to this genomic sequence to represent the inferred CDS: inserted 2 bases in 2 codons; substituted 6 bases at 6 genomic stop codons), with the translated sequence MEDSWIEGASEALIEAWGTGISSXAGNLGXKDCSEVADAMNERQEALGKPWKTDVQCKNRIDTKLEKSKPGPSQWRLDLLIXPNFASSLKNPNPASVPFIKPHYPQPNTYRHRSLTSTVKHRNPNRNAAVCLSGSMNSPGSSESSHGXFGRAKDDDDEEEDEXDEDDGDNGLFDVVAAPRSWGSLDGGGTRGFGELARAITKFAVVYGRVQRSQQQXMMELERQRIEFAKDLELQRMQMFMDAQLELEXIKQLXYASGSGEQRTLLIYLR